In Nostoc sp. CENA543, a single genomic region encodes these proteins:
- a CDS encoding ABC transporter ATP-binding protein — MSGSTHNSSLLLEVQNVHAGYIKDVDILQGVNFRVEPGELVTVIGPNGAGKSTLAKTIFGLLTPHTGKITFKGENIAGLKSNQIVRRGMCYVPQIANVFPSLSVEENLEMGAFIRNDALTPLKDQIFRMFPKLSDRRRQRAGTLSGGERQMLAMGKALMLEPSLLVLDEPSAALSPILVTQVFEQIKQINQTGTAIVLVEQNARKALEMAHRGYVLESGRDAISGPGQELLTDPKVAELYLGAGKGH, encoded by the coding sequence ATGTCAGGTTCAACTCATAATTCATCTTTGCTTCTAGAAGTGCAGAATGTCCATGCTGGATACATCAAAGATGTTGATATCCTCCAGGGTGTGAATTTTCGGGTTGAACCAGGAGAATTAGTGACGGTAATAGGCCCTAACGGTGCGGGTAAATCAACCTTAGCCAAGACAATTTTTGGTTTGTTGACACCGCATACAGGAAAAATCACCTTTAAAGGTGAGAATATTGCTGGACTCAAGTCAAATCAAATTGTGCGTCGGGGAATGTGCTACGTACCCCAAATTGCTAATGTTTTTCCCTCTTTGAGTGTAGAGGAAAATTTAGAAATGGGGGCTTTTATCCGCAATGATGCGCTCACACCCCTGAAAGATCAAATATTTAGGATGTTTCCTAAATTGAGCGATCGCCGTCGTCAACGTGCTGGTACACTTTCAGGAGGCGAACGGCAGATGTTAGCAATGGGTAAAGCTTTGATGTTAGAACCCAGTTTATTAGTGCTAGATGAACCTTCTGCTGCCTTATCCCCAATTTTAGTTACGCAAGTATTTGAACAAATCAAGCAAATTAATCAGACTGGTACAGCAATAGTCTTAGTTGAGCAAAATGCTCGTAAAGCTTTAGAAATGGCTCATCGTGGTTATGTTTTAGAATCTGGACGGGATGCTATCTCAGGCCCCGGACAAGAACTATTAACTGATCCTAAAGTAGCGGAATTGTATCTCGGTGCAGGAAAGGGACATTAA
- a CDS encoding TetR/AcrR family transcriptional regulator: protein MPVTNKNPVMIKTVRSSALTRTRLIEAASQVFASLGVQGATTREIARVAGVNEVTLFRHFTSKEQLLKAVIENAIAVQTEALANPEAWTQDLKTDLYNYAQLYHAMLKAQEDLIRTFIGEAKRHPEAAKQVIEEAARPLGEKLVAYLQSCQKRGTVRQEINPEAAVDMFRGMLLAAMLCNDVKLQPNSYTNKEYIATCVDVFVRGIRT from the coding sequence ATGCCAGTAACCAATAAAAATCCCGTAATGATCAAAACTGTTCGTTCTTCTGCCCTTACTCGTACACGATTAATAGAAGCTGCTTCCCAGGTATTTGCCAGTTTAGGTGTTCAAGGCGCAACTACCCGTGAAATAGCTCGTGTCGCTGGTGTAAATGAAGTAACGTTATTTCGACACTTTACTAGCAAAGAACAACTGTTAAAAGCCGTAATTGAAAATGCTATAGCAGTACAAACTGAAGCCCTAGCTAACCCAGAAGCATGGACACAAGATTTAAAAACTGACTTATATAATTATGCTCAGTTGTATCATGCCATGCTCAAAGCCCAAGAAGATTTAATTCGGACTTTTATTGGCGAAGCTAAACGTCATCCAGAAGCAGCCAAACAAGTAATAGAAGAAGCGGCTAGGCCTTTGGGTGAAAAACTAGTTGCATATTTGCAATCATGCCAAAAACGGGGGACTGTCAGACAGGAAATTAATCCAGAAGCAGCCGTAGATATGTTTAGAGGAATGTTGCTGGCGGCAATGTTGTGCAATGATGTCAAGCTCCAACCCAACAGCTATACCAACAAAGAATATATTGCCACCTGTGTGGATGTTTTTGTGAGAGGGATTAGGACATAG
- a CDS encoding DMT family transporter — translation MHQSSGRWRLGLALSLLTVFLWGILPIALKVVLQKLDVYTVIWFRFLISFVLLAVYLGMRGQLPKLRQLNANSGKLLAIATLMLAANYFCFMHGLALTSPANAEVIIQLATLLLGFGGLIVFQERYNLQQWLGVGVLTLGYTLFFRAQLTNLITPSSTYIFGSALVVLGAVVWAIYALAQKQLLQSLSSANIMLVIYGGCALLFTPLAQVDKILTLSSFHFIILLFCGLNTLIAYGSFAESLEHWEASRVSAVLALAPIFTLISVEVTSLIAPNLIPPERLTILGLWGACLVVAGSVAIALKKSQ, via the coding sequence ATGCACCAAAGTTCTGGTCGCTGGCGTTTAGGGCTGGCGTTATCTTTGCTGACTGTTTTTTTATGGGGGATTCTACCTATTGCCCTCAAGGTAGTCTTACAAAAATTAGACGTTTACACCGTTATTTGGTTTCGCTTTTTAATATCTTTTGTTTTGTTGGCTGTGTACTTAGGAATGCGCGGTCAATTGCCAAAGTTGAGACAATTGAATGCTAATTCTGGCAAACTATTAGCGATCGCTACTCTCATGTTAGCGGCTAATTACTTTTGTTTTATGCACGGTTTAGCCTTAACATCACCCGCTAACGCAGAAGTGATTATTCAACTAGCCACCTTACTATTAGGCTTTGGTGGTTTAATCGTCTTTCAAGAAAGATACAATTTGCAGCAATGGTTGGGTGTCGGTGTTTTAACTTTAGGTTATACATTATTCTTCCGCGCTCAACTCACTAATTTAATTACTCCTTCTAGCACCTATATTTTTGGTAGTGCTTTAGTAGTTTTAGGCGCAGTAGTCTGGGCAATTTATGCCTTAGCTCAAAAACAATTATTACAATCACTATCTTCCGCCAATATTATGTTAGTGATTTACGGCGGATGTGCTTTACTATTTACTCCGTTGGCGCAAGTAGACAAAATTCTGACTCTCAGCAGTTTTCATTTCATCATTTTGCTATTTTGTGGTCTTAATACCCTCATTGCTTACGGTTCCTTTGCTGAATCTTTAGAACATTGGGAAGCCTCAAGAGTTAGTGCAGTATTAGCTCTAGCACCGATTTTTACTCTAATTTCTGTAGAAGTTACTTCCCTCATAGCACCTAATTTAATTCCTCCAGAAAGACTAACTATTTTAGGACTATGGGGTGCTTGTTTAGTAGTAGCTGGTTCAGTTGCGATCGCTTTAAAAAAATCCCAGTGA
- the eis gene encoding enhanced intracellular survival protein Eis translates to MTPQFQYTKARSEDMHQLGHIMEQCFIMSTGDSGVYTNLVGLDNLRVIYRDQQVAGGLVIYPMGQWWGGQCVPMGGVAAVGIAPEYRGDGAAIALIKNALWEMHSQEIPISVLYPATQRLYRKAGYEQAGSYCFWEIPSQSIQIREQPLPVQPLDSKNYDILQSLHQQQGKLTPGYLDRHPALWQLLLHTEVSETLYSYVIGDKNQPQGYVIFTQERTKDSSILRVRDWVVLSHQAALSFWCFIANHRSQIDNIRWKSSITDPLTLLLPEQTAKICHSDRWMLRIVDICQALAVRGYPAGVEAELHLEVQDNLLTANQGKFILSVANGRGEVTKGGKGDFKLDIQSLAPLYSGLFTPYQLQLAGKLDATPTAISTATQIFASPSPWMMDFF, encoded by the coding sequence ATGACACCTCAATTTCAGTACACTAAAGCCCGGTCAGAGGATATGCACCAACTAGGGCATATCATGGAACAGTGTTTTATCATGTCAACCGGTGACAGTGGAGTTTATACCAATCTCGTTGGTCTAGATAACTTGCGTGTGATTTATCGTGATCAACAAGTTGCTGGTGGATTGGTAATTTACCCGATGGGTCAATGGTGGGGTGGTCAGTGCGTACCGATGGGAGGAGTAGCAGCCGTGGGTATTGCTCCAGAATACCGTGGTGATGGAGCTGCGATCGCCCTCATTAAAAATGCCCTTTGGGAAATGCACTCCCAGGAAATACCAATTTCTGTTCTCTACCCAGCCACACAACGTCTATACCGCAAAGCTGGGTATGAACAAGCAGGTAGTTACTGCTTTTGGGAAATCCCCAGTCAAAGTATTCAAATTCGGGAACAGCCTTTACCGGTACAGCCTCTAGACTCGAAAAATTACGATATATTGCAAAGTCTACATCAGCAACAAGGAAAACTAACTCCAGGTTACTTAGATAGACATCCCGCACTTTGGCAACTGTTACTGCATACAGAAGTGTCAGAAACTCTCTACAGTTATGTCATTGGTGACAAAAATCAACCCCAAGGCTATGTCATCTTTACTCAAGAACGTACCAAAGATAGTTCAATACTGCGTGTGAGAGATTGGGTAGTTCTTTCCCATCAAGCTGCACTTAGCTTTTGGTGTTTTATCGCTAATCATCGTTCCCAAATCGACAATATACGCTGGAAAAGTAGTATAACTGACCCTTTAACATTACTTTTACCAGAGCAAACCGCCAAAATTTGCCACAGCGATCGCTGGATGTTAAGAATAGTTGATATATGCCAAGCCTTAGCAGTACGCGGTTATCCTGCTGGAGTGGAAGCAGAATTACATCTAGAAGTGCAGGACAACTTACTAACTGCTAACCAAGGTAAATTTATCCTATCTGTGGCTAACGGACGAGGTGAAGTGACCAAAGGCGGTAAAGGCGACTTCAAGCTAGACATCCAATCCCTAGCACCCTTATATTCCGGTCTATTCACACCCTATCAATTGCAACTAGCCGGAAAACTAGATGCAACCCCCACAGCAATTTCTACAGCCACACAAATATTTGCCAGTCCATCCCCTTGGATGATGGATTTCTTTTAA
- a CDS encoding type 1 glutamine amidotransferase yields the protein MNSQQLELTIGWLYPTLMSTYGDRGNVITIERRAQWRGYNVKVLPLDQNATADEIKSVDVIVGGGAQDRQQEIVMRDLQGAKAEAIREKIENGTPGVFTCGSPQLLGHYYEPGFGQRIEGLGILDLVSVHPGENTKRCIGNLVIEVTASRLAKDLEEMTGTKPYLVGFENHGGRTKLGKVEALGKVVYGLGNNGEDGTEGAFYQNAIATYSHGPLLPKNPFVADWLIQTALRLKYQQLITLQPLEDTLAMQARESMFKKLQVNPPKPTVLA from the coding sequence ATGAACTCCCAACAATTAGAATTAACAATCGGTTGGTTATACCCTACATTAATGAGTACCTATGGCGATCGCGGTAATGTGATTACTATAGAACGTCGCGCCCAATGGCGGGGATATAATGTTAAAGTATTACCCCTCGACCAAAACGCCACAGCAGATGAGATCAAATCTGTAGATGTCATAGTAGGTGGTGGCGCGCAAGATAGACAACAAGAAATTGTCATGCGGGATTTGCAAGGCGCGAAAGCTGAAGCCATCCGCGAGAAAATCGAAAATGGTACACCAGGAGTATTTACTTGTGGTTCACCCCAACTTTTAGGACATTATTATGAACCCGGATTTGGACAGCGTATTGAAGGGTTAGGAATTCTCGATTTAGTCTCCGTTCATCCTGGGGAAAATACCAAGCGTTGTATTGGTAACTTAGTTATAGAAGTTACAGCTAGTCGACTCGCCAAAGATTTGGAAGAGATGACAGGAACTAAACCTTATTTAGTCGGATTTGAAAATCACGGCGGACGCACTAAATTAGGTAAAGTGGAAGCTTTAGGAAAAGTTGTCTATGGCTTAGGAAATAATGGCGAGGATGGTACAGAAGGCGCGTTTTATCAAAATGCCATAGCCACATATTCCCACGGGCCATTATTACCAAAAAATCCCTTCGTGGCTGACTGGTTAATTCAAACAGCATTGCGACTAAAGTATCAGCAGCTAATTACCTTACAACCTTTAGAAGATACTTTGGCAATGCAAGCACGAGAATCAATGTTTAAAAAACTACAAGTTAATCCACCAAAACCCACTGTTTTAGCCTGA
- a CDS encoding aromatic acid exporter family protein: protein MVKHPDNPPPVVRPIKHQPRSLFSRILFNLQTWAVTPQGLSLTLQSRMAFKIAIASTVSLVIAQTLQWDYPFYAVIAAIIVMSSTQGSTLKLGVQRLIGTAIGAIAGAFFVILLGSNFWSLGICVFITIFLASTWKFQEAAKLAGYVSAIVILSHSQQPWVYAWHRFLETLLGIAVALVVNNFIFPARANQELRRCLSQTLISLDQFYSLVINCAFTGTYDRPSVDTLKLNIITSLRTGRELWQEVKQGQTSEPPEAQINEAWEFLIRRIWEHILTMEHTVLARQQDTFWQLLSSQITELAQETQNAMLTLAIAVKSTKSQLSLPEIDTALNHATEKLNQLSTLQQADQEIDELLRFFTFFYTMEEVGRKLQRMAAMLSEGKG, encoded by the coding sequence ATGGTAAAACATCCAGATAACCCTCCGCCTGTGGTTAGACCAATCAAACATCAACCGCGATCGCTTTTTTCCAGAATTCTTTTCAATTTACAAACTTGGGCTGTTACGCCTCAAGGGTTGTCGTTAACTCTGCAAAGCCGAATGGCCTTTAAAATCGCCATCGCCTCAACAGTTTCTTTGGTAATTGCTCAGACATTGCAGTGGGACTACCCCTTTTACGCCGTAATTGCCGCTATTATCGTCATGTCATCGACCCAAGGTAGCACCCTAAAATTGGGCGTTCAGCGATTGATTGGTACAGCTATTGGTGCTATTGCTGGTGCATTCTTCGTGATTTTGTTGGGTAGTAATTTCTGGTCTTTGGGAATATGTGTATTTATTACTATATTTCTGGCTTCCACCTGGAAATTTCAGGAAGCTGCTAAATTAGCTGGCTACGTATCAGCGATCGTAATTTTGAGCCATAGTCAACAACCTTGGGTATACGCTTGGCACAGATTTTTAGAAACTCTTTTAGGTATTGCTGTCGCTTTAGTAGTAAATAACTTTATTTTTCCTGCCCGTGCCAATCAAGAATTGCGGCGTTGTCTATCTCAAACACTCATCAGCTTAGATCAATTCTATAGTTTAGTCATTAACTGTGCGTTTACAGGTACATATGACCGTCCTAGCGTAGATACACTCAAACTCAACATCATTACATCCCTGCGGACAGGACGGGAATTGTGGCAAGAAGTTAAACAAGGACAAACCAGCGAACCCCCAGAAGCTCAAATTAATGAGGCTTGGGAATTCCTCATCCGCAGGATATGGGAACATATCCTGACAATGGAACACACTGTCTTAGCTAGACAGCAAGATACGTTTTGGCAACTGCTTTCATCCCAAATTACTGAATTAGCACAAGAAACCCAAAATGCCATGCTGACTTTAGCGATCGCTGTTAAGTCTACAAAATCGCAATTATCTTTACCAGAGATTGATACAGCTCTTAATCACGCCACAGAAAAATTAAACCAACTATCAACACTACAGCAAGCAGATCAAGAAATCGATGAATTACTCAGATTTTTTACCTTCTTCTACACAATGGAAGAAGTAGGAAGAAAACTCCAAAGAATGGCAGCTATGTTGAGTGAAGGGAAAGGTTGA
- a CDS encoding thylakoid membrane photosystem I accumulation factor, which translates to MISIKFPVLHKKIADWRWLVSKCLSLLICLLIIGMQPAWAGINDDNYDGNMFVVYAGNGSLVPPRQTLAQSLAEHKPTVLAFYVDDSRDCKEYAIVISRVQEFYGQAAEIMPISVDTIPNKKSYEPTEPGYYYTGGVPQVVVLNQSGKVVLNKQGQVPFEEIDDRLREVFDLLPRTESVQLKRRSFNEFSSELAK; encoded by the coding sequence ATGATTAGTATCAAGTTTCCTGTTTTACATAAAAAAATTGCTGACTGGCGGTGGTTGGTTTCCAAATGTCTGTCATTGCTGATTTGTTTGTTAATTATCGGTATGCAGCCAGCTTGGGCTGGTATTAACGATGATAATTATGATGGCAATATGTTTGTGGTGTATGCGGGTAATGGTTCGTTAGTACCTCCCAGACAAACCCTCGCCCAGTCTTTAGCTGAACATAAACCGACGGTGTTGGCTTTTTATGTGGATGATAGCCGCGACTGTAAGGAATATGCGATCGTGATTTCACGGGTACAAGAATTTTACGGTCAAGCAGCTGAGATTATGCCCATTAGCGTTGATACCATCCCCAACAAAAAAAGCTACGAACCTACAGAACCAGGATATTACTACACTGGAGGTGTACCGCAAGTTGTAGTTTTGAATCAGTCGGGTAAGGTAGTTTTAAATAAACAGGGTCAAGTACCTTTTGAAGAGATAGATGATAGACTGCGAGAAGTGTTTGATTTACTACCTCGTACCGAGTCAGTGCAGTTGAAAAGGCGATCGTTCAATGAGTTCAGTAGTGAGTTAGCTAAATAA
- a CDS encoding GNAT family N-acetyltransferase — protein sequence MTAPEIYVRPAQETDAWTLSAIHIAAIKALPATFYTRKELLAWRNYLDKPDNSSIFKYLKLDTIKVATENEIITGFASFTGNELISLYVHPHYQGRGMGRILVEHFCSEAFEQGFHSVITTASLYAEGFYLRLGFMPIKRVPHYLGSGLVVPVTEMQKEF from the coding sequence ATGACTGCCCCAGAAATATATGTGCGGCCTGCACAAGAAACAGACGCATGGACACTGAGTGCTATCCACATTGCGGCAATCAAAGCCTTGCCAGCAACTTTTTACACTCGTAAAGAACTTTTGGCTTGGCGTAATTACCTCGATAAACCAGATAATTCCAGTATTTTTAAGTATTTGAAATTAGATACTATCAAGGTGGCAACCGAAAATGAAATTATCACAGGATTTGCCAGCTTTACAGGAAATGAACTCATTAGTTTGTACGTCCACCCACATTATCAAGGACGAGGAATGGGGCGCATTTTAGTAGAACATTTTTGCTCAGAAGCATTCGAGCAAGGTTTTCACAGCGTCATCACAACTGCTAGTCTTTACGCTGAAGGTTTTTATTTACGTTTAGGATTTATGCCTATTAAACGAGTACCTCATTACTTAGGAAGCGGCTTAGTAGTACCGGTAACTGAGATGCAGAAGGAATTTTGA
- the msrB gene encoding peptide-methionine (R)-S-oxide reductase MsrB translates to MEKRYFLQTGAALFGTALLPPIFLPRSSIMATSNTEFEITKTDTEWRAILSPEQFRVLRQHGTERAFTSPLDKQYEAGTYVCAGCDQPLFTSDTKFNSGTGWPSFFAPIEGAIATTVDRSFFMTRIEVHCSRCGGHLGHVFNDGPVPTGQRYCMNGVALKFIPA, encoded by the coding sequence ATGGAGAAACGTTACTTTTTGCAAACTGGTGCTGCATTATTTGGCACAGCTTTGTTACCACCCATTTTTTTACCAAGGTCTAGCATCATGGCAACTTCTAATACTGAATTTGAAATTACTAAAACTGACACAGAATGGCGGGCTATTTTATCGCCGGAACAATTTCGAGTTTTGCGTCAGCACGGCACAGAACGGGCATTTACTAGCCCTCTTGATAAGCAATATGAAGCGGGTACTTATGTCTGCGCTGGTTGTGATCAGCCTTTATTTACATCTGATACTAAATTCAATAGTGGTACTGGCTGGCCAAGTTTTTTCGCTCCCATTGAAGGCGCGATCGCAACTACTGTAGATCGATCATTTTTTATGACCAGAATTGAAGTGCATTGCAGTCGTTGTGGTGGGCATTTAGGCCATGTTTTTAATGATGGCCCTGTACCCACCGGTCAGCGTTACTGTATGAATGGTGTTGCACTGAAATTTATCCCGGCTTAA
- a CDS encoding Mur ligase family protein: MGNKIKLIDRVRLGFAVLVAKSVTFGVRSLRLGAASVLPGAIARRIEPRLLQLLSQQVKNGVIIIAGTNGKTTTALLLRTILENKGFRVCHNSTGANLENGLMTAFLESTNLVGTLDVDYAILEVDENIVPKVLTPLQPKAILCLNLFRDQLDRYGEVDTISKRWTKVIATLPPETVVIPNADDPTLSHLGQQLPQKVLFFGLNEPENYLEAIPHAVDSIYCPRCGHSLDYQGVYLSHLGDFTCPNCGFTKSQPALVSSEWQQILVGLYNKYNTLAAATAAKELGVDENTIRNTINNFQAAFGRAEDLVIDGKRVRILLSKNPVGTNETIRVVTQSTDKTTLMVLNDRTPDGTDVSWIWDVDTEKLVERGGTLVVSGDRVYDMALRLRYSEKTPQSNINLIVEEDLKQAIATALEHTPPNETLHILPTYSAMLEVREVLTGRKIL; the protein is encoded by the coding sequence GTGGGTAATAAGATAAAACTTATAGATAGAGTGCGTTTAGGGTTTGCGGTGTTGGTGGCGAAAAGTGTCACCTTTGGGGTGCGATCGCTGCGGTTGGGTGCTGCTAGTGTATTACCAGGGGCGATCGCGCGCCGTATTGAACCCAGGCTGTTACAATTGTTGAGCCAGCAAGTTAAAAATGGCGTGATTATCATTGCTGGGACTAATGGTAAAACTACTACGGCGTTGTTGTTACGCACGATATTAGAAAATAAAGGCTTCCGCGTTTGTCATAACTCCACGGGTGCAAATCTGGAAAATGGTTTGATGACGGCTTTTCTTGAAAGCACTAATTTGGTGGGAACGCTTGATGTTGACTATGCAATTCTGGAAGTAGATGAGAATATTGTCCCCAAGGTATTAACACCACTCCAACCAAAAGCTATTTTATGTTTGAATTTATTCCGAGATCAACTTGATAGATACGGTGAAGTTGATACTATTAGCAAACGCTGGACAAAAGTTATTGCGACTCTCCCACCGGAAACGGTAGTGATTCCTAATGCTGATGACCCCACTTTATCCCATCTTGGTCAACAGTTACCCCAAAAAGTCTTATTTTTTGGCTTAAATGAACCAGAAAATTATTTAGAAGCTATTCCCCACGCCGTTGATTCTATATATTGTCCCAGATGCGGACATTCTTTAGATTACCAAGGTGTGTATTTATCTCACTTAGGCGATTTCACTTGTCCTAATTGTGGTTTTACTAAGAGTCAACCAGCGTTAGTTAGTAGTGAATGGCAACAAATTTTAGTTGGTTTATATAACAAATACAACACTTTAGCCGCCGCCACTGCTGCTAAAGAATTAGGGGTAGATGAAAATACAATTCGCAATACTATTAATAACTTTCAAGCTGCTTTCGGTCGTGCAGAAGATTTAGTAATTGATGGTAAACGTGTCAGAATTTTATTATCAAAAAATCCCGTTGGTACGAATGAAACGATTCGCGTCGTCACCCAAAGCACCGATAAAACCACATTAATGGTGTTGAACGATCGCACCCCCGACGGTACAGATGTATCCTGGATTTGGGACGTAGATACAGAAAAATTAGTCGAACGTGGCGGAACTTTAGTAGTGAGTGGCGATCGCGTCTATGATATGGCTTTACGTCTGCGTTACAGCGAAAAAACGCCCCAAAGTAATATAAATTTAATTGTCGAAGAAGACTTAAAGCAAGCGATCGCCACAGCCTTAGAACACACACCCCCGAATGAAACCCTGCACATCCTCCCCACCTACTCAGCCATGTTAGAAGTGCGAGAAGTCCTCACAGGTAGAAAAATCCTTTAA
- the dacB gene encoding D-alanyl-D-alanine carboxypeptidase/D-alanyl-D-alanine-endopeptidase translates to MFKPVTLSLLPLLVSNHLGVMLQPVKAQTPPAPINTPKSICASQVGAAIDAVVNQPQFKRSRWGILIKALSSEQNLYSRDAQKYFIPASNTKLLTTAAALQQLGANFRFRTSIYQNGNDVFTLIGRGDPSFGETQLQTLAQQLKQKGVTQIQKLIADNTYIQGDIVHPTWQWEDVQSDYGAPVNSFIVNQNIFGLELRPQAVGETPQLIWKDNNESRQWLVINRSVTVAQTQPSNINISRDLTGKILRIEGQLAANSEPYVVDLPVVDPDYYFLRRFRAALATENITLGQTLVTPGITNQQEVASIESPPLFELVIETNQNSNNLYAEALLRALAVQEPKQRNQNTADVGLQVLQKSLTQLGVDPTGYQLVDGSGLSRRNLITPEALVQTLQGMAKSPVANAYRASLPIAGKSGTLASRLRNTPAEGIVQAKTGTLRGAVSLSGYMNPPQYESMVFSIMVNQSEQPASVLRQGIDEIVVLLTQLQRC, encoded by the coding sequence ATGTTTAAACCAGTTACTCTTAGCTTATTACCGTTGTTGGTGAGTAATCATCTTGGTGTAATGCTACAGCCTGTCAAGGCACAAACACCACCTGCACCAATCAATACCCCTAAATCAATATGTGCGTCTCAAGTTGGAGCAGCTATAGATGCAGTAGTAAATCAACCCCAATTTAAGCGGAGTCGTTGGGGAATTCTCATCAAAGCACTGTCATCTGAGCAAAATCTCTACAGTCGTGATGCTCAAAAATATTTTATTCCCGCTTCTAATACTAAATTGTTGACTACAGCAGCAGCATTACAACAATTGGGGGCAAATTTTCGTTTCCGTACATCGATTTATCAAAATGGTAATGATGTTTTTACACTTATCGGTAGAGGCGACCCTAGCTTTGGTGAGACTCAATTACAAACCCTTGCTCAACAGCTAAAACAAAAGGGTGTCACTCAAATTCAAAAATTAATTGCTGATAATACTTACATCCAAGGTGATATTGTTCATCCTACTTGGCAATGGGAAGATGTGCAATCTGATTATGGTGCGCCAGTTAATAGTTTTATTGTCAATCAAAATATTTTTGGCTTGGAATTAAGACCCCAAGCGGTGGGAGAAACTCCGCAGTTGATTTGGAAAGATAATAATGAATCAAGACAATGGTTAGTCATTAATCGGTCTGTGACAGTTGCACAAACACAACCAAGTAACATCAATATTAGTCGTGATTTAACTGGTAAAATTTTGCGAATCGAAGGGCAATTAGCCGCTAATTCTGAACCCTATGTAGTAGATTTACCTGTAGTTGATCCTGATTATTACTTTTTGCGGCGTTTTCGTGCGGCTTTGGCAACAGAAAACATTACTTTGGGTCAAACTTTAGTTACTCCTGGTATTACTAATCAACAAGAAGTAGCATCAATAGAATCACCACCTTTATTTGAGTTAGTCATAGAAACTAACCAAAATAGTAACAATCTTTATGCAGAAGCCTTGTTACGTGCTTTAGCTGTGCAAGAACCCAAGCAGCGAAATCAAAACACTGCTGATGTAGGTTTGCAAGTATTGCAAAAGAGTTTGACGCAATTAGGTGTTGATCCCACAGGTTATCAATTAGTTGATGGTTCTGGGTTATCAAGACGAAATCTCATTACTCCCGAAGCATTGGTGCAAACTTTGCAGGGAATGGCGAAAAGTCCGGTGGCGAATGCCTATCGTGCATCTTTACCTATAGCGGGAAAGAGTGGTACTTTAGCATCTCGCTTGCGTAATACTCCAGCAGAAGGAATTGTGCAAGCTAAAACCGGCACATTAAGGGGTGCAGTTTCGCTCTCAGGATATATGAATCCGCCCCAATATGAATCTATGGTTTTTAGTATTATGGTGAATCAATCCGAACAGCCTGCCAGCGTTTTAAGACAAGGAATTGACGAAATAGTGGTTTTGTTGACACAGTTACAACGCTGTTAA